One part of the Marmota flaviventris isolate mMarFla1 chromosome 4, mMarFla1.hap1, whole genome shotgun sequence genome encodes these proteins:
- the Ing1 gene encoding inhibitor of growth protein 1, with translation MLSPANGEQIHLVNYVEDYLDSIESLPFDLQRNVSLMREIDAKYQEILKELDEYYEKFKRETDGAQKRRVLHCIQRALIRSQELGDEKIQIVSQMVELVENRTRQVDSHVELFETHQEINDTTGNSGKAGQDKSKNETITQAEKPNNKRSRRQRNNENRENASNNHDHDDITSGTPKEKKAKTSKKKKRSKAKAEREASPADLPIDPNEPTYCLCNQVSYGEMIGCDNDECPIEWFHFSCVGLNHKPKGKWYCPKCRGENEKTMDKALEKSKKERAYNR, from the exons ATGTTGAGTCCTGCCAACGGGGAGCAGATCCACCTGGTGAACTATGTGGAGGATTACCTGGACTCTATCGAGTCTCTGCCTTTCGACCTGCAGAGGAACGTCTCGCTGATGCGGGAGATCGACGCGAAATACCAAG aaATCCTGAAGGAATTGGACGAATATTACGAGAAATTTAAACGAGAGACAGATGGTGCCCAGAAACGCCGAGTGTTACACTGCATCCAGAGAGCCCTGATTCGGAGCCAGGAACTGGGCGATGAGAAGATTCAGATTGTGAGTCAGATGGTGGAGCTGGTGGAGAACCGGACCAGACAAGTGGATAGTCATGTGGAACTCTTTGAAACACATCAGGAAATCAATGACACCACTGGCAACAGTGGCAAAGCTGGCCAAGATAAGTCAAAGAATGAGACAATCACGCAGGCAGAAAAGCCGAATAACAAACGTTCCCGGAGGCAGCGCAACAATGAGAATCGAGAAAATGCATCTAATAATCATGACCATGATGACATCACCTCAGGAACACCCAAGGAGAAGAAAGCAAAGACCTCGAAGAAGAAAAAACGCTCTAAGGCCAAAGCAGAGAGGGAAGCATCCCCTGCAGACCTTCCCATCGACCCAAATGAGCCCACGTACTGTCTGTGCAATCAGGTCTCCTATGGAGAAATGATAGGTTGTGACAATGACGAGTGCCCCATCGAATGGTTCCACTTCTCATGCGTGGGACTCAATCATAAACCAAAGGGCAAGTGGTACTGTCCCAAGTGTCGGggggaaaatgagaaaacaatggACAAAGCATTGGAGAAGTCCAAAAAAGAGAGAGCCTATAACAGGTAG